Proteins from a genomic interval of Desulfitibacter alkalitolerans DSM 16504:
- a CDS encoding THUMP domain-containing class I SAM-dependent RNA methyltransferase produces MSTLNLIATATFGLESIVAGELKSLGYENLTIENARVTFPGDELSLCRANIMLRTADRIRLKVGEFKATTFDELFEKTKALPWPEIIPANAQFPVDGKSVKSTLFSVSDCQAIVKKAVVESMKRKYKIQWFEEKGPLYKIEVALLKDVATLTIDTSGPGLHKRGYRELTSTAPLRETLAAALVILSKWYPDTTLIDPLCGSGTIPIEAALIGQNIAPGIYRDFTADNWPNVPKSAWKKAREEAYDNIKRQKLDIIGTDLHGPSIKLARINAAKFKLDQDIHFQQLNLSDLSSRKKFGKIICNPPYGERLGDLPDVEKLYREMGKVFNQLDTWSYYILTSHPEFEKFFGKKASKKRKLYNGKIKVDYYQYYGARPSKRNYQQ; encoded by the coding sequence GTGTCAACTCTTAATTTAATTGCTACTGCAACATTTGGATTAGAATCTATAGTTGCTGGTGAACTAAAAAGCCTTGGGTACGAAAATCTAACTATTGAAAATGCAAGAGTTACCTTTCCAGGGGATGAACTAAGTCTATGCAGAGCAAACATCATGCTCAGAACAGCAGATAGAATACGTTTAAAGGTAGGAGAGTTTAAAGCAACCACCTTTGATGAATTATTCGAAAAGACTAAAGCACTCCCATGGCCTGAGATTATACCCGCCAATGCCCAGTTTCCTGTGGATGGCAAATCGGTTAAATCCACACTTTTCAGCGTATCTGATTGTCAAGCTATTGTAAAAAAGGCCGTTGTAGAAAGTATGAAAAGAAAATATAAAATACAATGGTTTGAAGAAAAAGGTCCCTTGTATAAAATTGAAGTTGCTCTCTTAAAGGATGTTGCTACTTTAACTATAGATACAAGTGGTCCAGGACTACATAAGAGAGGTTACCGAGAATTAACCAGTACAGCACCGTTAAGAGAAACTCTAGCAGCAGCTCTAGTTATTCTTTCAAAATGGTATCCAGACACCACCTTAATAGACCCCCTGTGCGGTTCGGGCACCATTCCAATAGAGGCTGCATTAATTGGGCAAAACATAGCTCCAGGAATTTACAGGGATTTTACAGCAGATAACTGGCCGAATGTACCCAAGAGTGCTTGGAAAAAGGCCAGGGAGGAAGCATATGATAATATTAAAAGACAAAAGCTAGATATAATAGGTACAGATCTTCATGGCCCGTCCATTAAGCTTGCCAGAATAAATGCAGCTAAATTTAAATTGGATCAGGACATTCATTTCCAACAGTTAAACCTATCAGATTTAAGCAGCAGGAAAAAATTTGGTAAAATTATTTGTAATCCACCTTATGGTGAACGACTAGGGGACTTGCCCGATGTGGAAAAATTATACAGGGAAATGGGGAAAGTATTTAACCAGCTAGACACCTGGTCATATTATATCTTAACCTCCCATCCTGAATTCGAAAAGTTTTTTGGAAAAAAAGCCAGTAAAAAAAGAAAGCTCTATAATGGGAAAATTAAAGTTGACTACTATCAATATTATGGGGCAAGACCTTCAAAAAGAAATTACCAACAGTAA